One genomic segment of Pseudoalteromonas sp. GCY includes these proteins:
- the rsxB gene encoding electron transport complex subunit RsxB, whose protein sequence is MTLLYALLALGALALIFGIVLGYAAVKYRVESNPIVEQIDAILPQTQCGQCGYPGCRPYAEAIANGDDVNKCPPGGEATVKKLADLMGVEAKPLAGGEDAEPVKKVAYIREDECIGCTKCIQACPVDAIVGATRQMHTVLIDECTGCDLCVEPCPVDCIDMIPVAQTKQTWKWQLDAIPVTQID, encoded by the coding sequence ATGACATTACTTTACGCATTACTTGCGCTTGGTGCGCTGGCGCTTATTTTTGGTATTGTGCTTGGCTATGCCGCAGTGAAATACCGAGTTGAAAGCAACCCAATTGTTGAACAGATAGACGCCATTCTTCCACAAACTCAATGCGGCCAGTGTGGCTATCCCGGCTGTCGACCGTACGCTGAAGCGATTGCGAATGGCGATGACGTAAATAAATGCCCTCCCGGCGGTGAAGCAACAGTAAAAAAACTGGCGGACTTAATGGGCGTAGAAGCAAAGCCGCTCGCTGGCGGTGAAGACGCAGAGCCGGTCAAGAAGGTGGCTTACATTCGTGAAGACGAATGTATTGGCTGTACCAAATGCATTCAAGCTTGCCCCGTTGATGCCATCGTTGGTGCAACTAGGCAAATGCACACCGTGCTCATCGACGAGTGCACAGGCTGCGATCTGTGTGTCGAGCCCTGCCCGGTCGATTGTATTGATATGATCCCGGTTGCACAGACCAAGCAAACGTGGAAGTGGCAGCTAGACGCCATTCCTGTGACACAGATTGATTAA
- a CDS encoding MATE family efflux transporter translates to MTQAKSNSNGNDILFGDIGATLKRMTIPMIFGMITLMMFNLVDTFFISMLGTEPLAAISFTFPVTFTVISLAIGLGIGTSAVIAKALGSNLLDEAKFDAAVAIIISAIFVSLLSILGFIFVDEIFILLGAGEAVMPFIHDYMSVWFIGSILLITPMIGNSVLRASGDTKTPSLVMGLGGLVNAVLDPILIFGFGPIDAMGVKGAAVASVLSWSLGVTIILYLLIVKKRLISLSAKYTSFTNAAKKILTIGLPAAGANMLTPLAMAVMTALIASYGPEAVAAFGVGSRIESIASLVVLALSMTLPPFVSQNFGAKHYQRVSDAYTQTLKFVLGFQFAVYLLLVLSAYYISHTFGNEPAVVETIQLFIYIMPLGYGLQGVIILTNSSFNALHKPMNALILSVIRLFIFYVPIAYIGSKLAGLPGLFAGAALGNLFTAAIAYNWFKKVINEIAASEVQKEA, encoded by the coding sequence ATGACTCAAGCTAAGTCAAATTCCAATGGCAACGATATCCTTTTTGGTGATATTGGGGCGACTTTAAAGCGAATGACGATCCCCATGATATTCGGGATGATCACGCTGATGATGTTTAATCTCGTTGATACTTTCTTTATTAGTATGCTTGGCACCGAGCCGCTCGCGGCAATCAGCTTCACCTTTCCTGTTACCTTTACTGTAATTAGCTTAGCCATCGGGTTAGGTATTGGAACATCCGCCGTTATCGCTAAGGCCTTGGGTAGCAATTTGCTCGATGAAGCCAAATTTGATGCCGCAGTGGCTATTATTATCTCTGCGATATTCGTTTCATTACTTTCTATTCTTGGTTTCATTTTTGTCGATGAGATCTTTATTCTCCTCGGGGCAGGTGAAGCTGTTATGCCATTTATCCACGACTATATGTCGGTGTGGTTCATTGGATCGATTTTATTGATAACGCCGATGATTGGTAATTCAGTGCTGCGTGCCAGTGGTGACACCAAAACGCCAAGTTTAGTCATGGGACTCGGGGGATTAGTAAATGCGGTGTTGGACCCGATATTAATCTTCGGATTTGGGCCTATTGATGCAATGGGTGTAAAAGGGGCTGCAGTGGCCAGTGTGTTGTCTTGGAGTCTTGGGGTAACTATCATTTTATATTTGCTGATAGTTAAAAAGCGTCTTATCTCACTGTCTGCAAAATACACCAGCTTCACAAATGCGGCGAAAAAAATTCTCACCATAGGCTTGCCTGCAGCTGGCGCAAATATGCTGACGCCTTTAGCAATGGCGGTAATGACCGCACTTATTGCTAGTTATGGACCTGAAGCTGTGGCTGCATTTGGTGTTGGAAGTCGTATTGAGTCTATCGCAAGTCTGGTGGTTTTAGCGCTTTCTATGACGTTGCCTCCCTTTGTAAGTCAGAACTTTGGTGCAAAGCACTATCAGCGTGTGTCTGATGCCTATACCCAAACACTTAAATTTGTGCTTGGTTTTCAATTTGCGGTCTACTTATTACTGGTATTAAGCGCTTACTACATCAGTCATACTTTTGGTAATGAGCCAGCTGTCGTTGAAACCATACAGCTATTTATTTATATCATGCCGCTAGGATACGGCCTTCAAGGCGTGATCATATTAACCAATTCGTCATTTAATGCGTTGCATAAACCGATGAATGCGCTCATTCTAAGTGTGATCCGACTGTTCATATTTTATGTACCTATTGCTTATATAGGCTCAAAGTTGGCTGGGTTGCCCGGGCTATTTGCAGGCGCTGCTTTGGGGAACTTATTTACCGCAGCCATTGCCTACAATTGGTTTAAGAAAGTGATTAATGAAATAGCAGCAAGCGAGGTCCAAAAGGAGGCGTAA
- the rsxA gene encoding electron transport complex subunit RsxA — MTEYILLLIGTVLVNNFVLVQFLGLCPFMGVSGKLDTAVGMSLATTFVLTLASVTSYLVNQYILLPLDLTFLRTMSFILVIAVVVQFTEMVVRKTSPTLYRLLGIFLPLITTNCAVLGVALLNIKKDHTFLESAVYGFGAAVGFSMVLVLFAALRERLAVADVPTPFKGASIAMITAGLMSLAFMGFSGLVKF, encoded by the coding sequence ATGACCGAATACATTTTGTTGCTCATTGGCACTGTGCTGGTGAATAACTTCGTTTTAGTCCAATTTTTGGGCTTATGTCCATTTATGGGGGTATCTGGAAAATTGGATACCGCGGTGGGAATGTCGTTAGCGACCACCTTTGTTCTCACGCTAGCCTCAGTCACCAGCTATTTGGTCAATCAGTATATTTTATTGCCGCTCGACCTCACTTTTTTAAGAACAATGAGCTTTATTTTGGTTATCGCGGTAGTTGTACAATTTACGGAAATGGTGGTGCGTAAAACCAGTCCAACCTTGTATCGGTTACTGGGGATTTTCTTACCTTTGATCACCACCAACTGCGCAGTACTAGGCGTTGCACTACTTAATATCAAGAAAGACCACACCTTTTTAGAGTCTGCAGTCTATGGTTTTGGCGCTGCGGTTGGCTTTTCTATGGTTTTGGTGCTATTTGCCGCTTTGCGTGAACGTTTAGCTGTCGCTGACGTGCCGACACCGTTTAAAGGCGCATCGATAGCAATGATCACCGCAGGACTCATGTCGCTTGCGTTTATGGGCTTTTCTGGATTGGTTAAGTTTTAG
- a CDS encoding EAL domain-containing protein, producing MAGFKKLIVLQVTSWLLFSLIGSFFFATSFDSAINKAQQSAHTMVTEYIKDKKLTEVTPEHIRQALNSGDVFSTFIVRDFDGQTVLQVNTPSNLPFIAELIESNINAIRPQFAVNDSKDIKIEFLINAQSQAQLLQQALLLLIIISALVAFIPVFFMQGVYKKLNRNVSMTVANAVDSYITQNQVTDNIEFDFNDGKVAELGQDLIPSFKRLASFLKSKQEDIKNAAHSIKQEAYKDVVTDLGNRNMFVEYYEQYIESSAKKAFGSLAMIRCSELQVINQTRGYQKGDEYIKSVSDIIKHVTGTYAGSQVFRLNSSDFAVILPNVPSKEAEEFGETLQARFTQFQQNQELSSVANTGIVPYENGKPLGELLSVVDNAMSMAQSKQANAWHIQRESDLVNNVSAGFGNQNWRRVIRDVINSKRVSLMMQNIMPIGKNSKAYAEIQSRFKTEEGQMLPTASFLAMAEKLEMAIEIDQLIIDTSLELIKTRNFNEKYFGINVTASSAHNDQFVIWLERRLLKETNLASKLVFEVSEFGLQQNIKASKRFIDMVHRAGARITVERFGVGLTSFKFFRDLKPDYIKMDASYTRGLEEDKNNQYFMRLMVDLAHRIGVNVFAEGIESQEEKHIVETLCLDGVQGYYIEKPKEI from the coding sequence ATGGCTGGTTTTAAAAAACTTATCGTACTCCAAGTCACCTCTTGGCTATTATTCTCCTTGATTGGTAGCTTTTTTTTCGCAACAAGTTTTGACTCTGCAATCAACAAAGCACAGCAAAGTGCCCATACCATGGTGACAGAGTATATAAAGGATAAGAAACTCACTGAAGTTACTCCTGAACATATCCGCCAAGCCTTAAATAGCGGAGATGTTTTCTCAACTTTTATTGTACGAGACTTTGACGGTCAAACCGTTTTGCAAGTCAATACACCGAGCAACCTCCCCTTTATCGCCGAACTCATAGAATCAAATATCAATGCTATTCGCCCCCAATTTGCTGTTAACGATAGCAAAGACATCAAAATCGAATTCTTGATCAATGCACAAAGTCAGGCGCAATTACTACAACAAGCCCTACTGCTACTTATCATTATTTCAGCTTTAGTTGCTTTTATTCCTGTTTTCTTTATGCAAGGCGTCTATAAAAAGCTGAATCGCAACGTTAGTATGACAGTAGCCAATGCTGTAGATTCATATATCACGCAAAATCAAGTTACCGACAATATTGAATTTGACTTTAACGATGGCAAAGTTGCGGAACTCGGCCAAGATTTAATCCCCTCTTTTAAACGCTTAGCCAGCTTTTTAAAGTCAAAGCAAGAAGACATTAAAAATGCCGCCCATTCTATCAAGCAAGAAGCGTATAAAGATGTGGTTACTGATCTTGGCAACCGCAATATGTTTGTTGAGTACTACGAGCAATATATCGAGTCGTCTGCCAAAAAGGCATTTGGCTCACTGGCGATGATCCGTTGCTCTGAATTGCAGGTCATTAACCAAACCCGCGGCTATCAAAAAGGCGATGAATACATTAAGTCAGTATCGGATATCATCAAGCACGTCACCGGCACTTATGCTGGCAGCCAGGTGTTCCGTTTAAATAGCTCGGATTTTGCAGTGATCTTACCCAATGTGCCAAGTAAAGAAGCGGAAGAATTTGGTGAAACACTGCAAGCGCGCTTTACTCAGTTCCAGCAAAACCAAGAGCTATCATCGGTTGCAAACACCGGGATCGTGCCTTACGAGAACGGTAAACCACTTGGAGAACTACTCTCGGTCGTCGATAATGCGATGAGTATGGCGCAGAGCAAGCAAGCCAATGCTTGGCATATTCAACGTGAGTCTGACTTAGTGAATAATGTCAGTGCTGGATTTGGCAATCAAAACTGGCGTCGCGTGATCCGCGATGTGATCAACAGCAAGCGTGTTAGCTTGATGATGCAAAATATCATGCCAATTGGTAAAAACTCTAAGGCCTATGCAGAGATCCAATCCCGCTTCAAAACCGAAGAAGGACAAATGCTACCAACGGCGTCCTTCCTTGCCATGGCGGAAAAGCTGGAAATGGCCATCGAGATTGATCAGCTGATCATCGACACTTCACTAGAACTTATCAAAACGCGTAACTTTAATGAGAAGTACTTTGGGATCAACGTTACTGCATCGAGCGCTCATAACGATCAATTTGTGATCTGGTTAGAGCGTCGTTTGTTAAAAGAAACCAATTTAGCCTCTAAACTGGTATTTGAAGTTAGCGAGTTTGGCTTACAGCAAAATATTAAAGCCAGTAAGCGCTTTATTGATATGGTGCATCGTGCCGGAGCTCGTATCACCGTTGAACGTTTTGGTGTGGGTTTGACGTCATTTAAGTTCTTTAGAGACTTAAAACCTGACTATATCAAAATGGATGCGAGCTATACTCGCGGCCTTGAAGAAGACAAGAATAATCAATATTTTATGCGCTTAATGGTTGACCTTGCACACCGTATCGGTGTCAACGTATTTGCCGAAGGTATCGAGAGCCAAGAAGAAAAACACATAGTCGAAACGCTTTGTTTGGACGGTGTACAAGGCTATTACATCGAAAAGCCGAAAGAAATCTAG
- the nth gene encoding endonuclease III, with the protein MNKQKRIEILTRLRDENPHPETELEYSSPFELLVAVTLSAQATDVGVNKATRKLFPVANTPEKILELGLEGLRDYIKTIGLFNSKANNVYKMCQILVDKHGSEVPENREALEALPGVGRKTANVVLNCAFGWPTIAVDTHIFRVSNRTKFAMGKDVVAVEQKLEKVVPKEFKVDVHHWLILHGRYVCTARKPKCGSCIIEDLCEFKEKTDS; encoded by the coding sequence ATGAATAAACAAAAACGTATAGAAATACTCACGCGACTCAGGGACGAAAATCCGCACCCTGAAACCGAACTAGAATACTCGTCACCATTCGAGCTTTTAGTTGCCGTTACCCTCTCAGCACAAGCCACTGATGTTGGAGTGAACAAAGCGACACGCAAATTGTTCCCTGTTGCCAACACACCAGAGAAAATTCTGGAGCTCGGCCTTGAAGGCTTAAGAGACTATATCAAAACCATTGGTTTATTTAATTCAAAAGCCAATAACGTTTATAAAATGTGTCAGATCCTCGTCGACAAACACGGCTCCGAAGTCCCCGAAAACCGTGAAGCGCTAGAGGCTCTGCCTGGTGTCGGCCGAAAAACCGCAAACGTGGTATTAAACTGCGCTTTTGGCTGGCCTACTATCGCTGTAGACACCCATATCTTCCGCGTCTCCAACCGCACCAAGTTTGCCATGGGTAAAGATGTGGTGGCAGTCGAGCAAAAGCTAGAAAAGGTGGTACCAAAAGAGTTTAAAGTAGATGTCCACCACTGGCTCATTCTCCATGGCCGCTATGTTTGCACCGCGCGTAAACCTAAATGCGGCAGCTGTATTATTGAAGACTTATGTGAGTTTAAAGAGAAGACTGATAGTTAA
- the rsxD gene encoding electron transport complex subunit RsxD, with protein MKLTMASSPHNHSHKSVNKIMMTVMAACIPGILVQTYYFGFGVLIQLALALITASLAEALVLKLRGRAIWPSLSDGSAWLTAVLLAISIPPLAPWWITVIGAFFAIAIVKQLYGGLGFNLFNPAMAAYVLLLISFPVQMTSWSPIQALTLESLSFVDQLAMIFTESTSQGVTLDVWRAGVIDGATGATPLDSVKTAVSQGLTVNEAMNKQGFGELAGLGWQYVNLAFLLGGLYLLKAKVINWHIPVAFIASLGLASAIGYIIAPESEPGTLFHLLSGGAMLGAFFIATDPVSASTTNLGRLIYGAAIGLTVYVIRQFGGYPDAVAFAVVIMNMAVPLIDHYTQPRTYGHGAKS; from the coding sequence ATGAAACTAACCATGGCCTCATCCCCGCACAATCATAGCCATAAGTCGGTCAACAAAATCATGATGACCGTCATGGCAGCCTGTATTCCCGGGATCTTAGTCCAAACCTACTATTTTGGTTTTGGTGTATTGATCCAGTTGGCTTTGGCGCTTATTACCGCAAGCCTTGCTGAAGCGCTAGTGCTAAAGCTAAGAGGTCGAGCGATATGGCCCAGCCTCAGCGACGGCAGTGCTTGGCTCACCGCTGTGCTACTGGCAATCAGTATTCCGCCACTAGCCCCTTGGTGGATAACCGTCATTGGCGCATTTTTTGCCATCGCAATTGTAAAACAGCTATACGGTGGCCTAGGCTTTAACCTTTTCAACCCGGCCATGGCGGCCTATGTATTATTGCTGATCTCCTTCCCTGTACAAATGACTTCATGGTCACCTATTCAAGCGCTCACGCTAGAGTCGCTAAGCTTTGTCGACCAACTCGCGATGATCTTTACCGAGTCCACCAGCCAAGGTGTCACACTTGACGTATGGCGCGCGGGCGTGATTGACGGCGCGACTGGTGCAACGCCATTAGACTCGGTAAAAACCGCAGTCTCACAAGGCTTAACCGTGAATGAGGCGATGAATAAGCAGGGTTTCGGAGAGCTTGCAGGACTTGGTTGGCAATATGTTAACCTCGCCTTTTTGCTAGGTGGTCTTTACCTGCTAAAAGCCAAAGTGATCAACTGGCATATTCCAGTGGCCTTTATTGCCAGTCTTGGCCTTGCTAGTGCGATTGGCTATATCATTGCCCCTGAGTCAGAGCCAGGCACCCTATTCCACTTGTTAAGTGGCGGCGCTATGCTTGGTGCCTTCTTTATTGCCACCGATCCGGTATCGGCCTCCACCACTAACTTAGGTCGCCTGATTTACGGCGCGGCAATCGGCTTAACTGTCTATGTTATTCGTCAATTTGGTGGCTATCCAGACGCCGTTGCATTTGCAGTTGTGATCATGAATATGGCAGTACCACTTATCGATCATTACACTCAGCCTCGTACTTATGGTCATGGAGCAAAATCATGA
- the rsxC gene encoding electron transport complex subunit RsxC, whose protein sequence is METLLEQIESGKLWQFPGGIHPPEQKTLSNQQPIARLPLPDKLILPLKQHIGANGSLLVNSGDHVLKGQALTAPGTNWSLPIHAPTSGTIEAIKPMPSAHPSALPELSIILRPDGEDKWTPLNPISNISTLDNKQLIDIIHQAGIAGMGGAGFPTYVKADSPKPIEFLVVNGIECEPYITADDRLMREHAKEIIAGVEVLQGILKPQKVLFGIEDNKPEAIAAITAATQHNQDILVRSVPTKYPSGGEKQLVKLLTSIEVPSAGIPADIGVLVQNVGTLFAIWQAIFEGKPLIERVVTVTGNTITQPSNVWALLGTEIKHLLDSQGFSPVEAQRVVMGGPMMGFTLPSVRIPVVKTTNCILAPDNQELAIPGDEKACIRCSACADACPQSLLPQQLQWFAKGKEYQKLEEYNLFDCIECGACSYVCPSEIPLVQYYRVAKADIREQKLEQVKAERAKERFEARKERLEREQEERQNKHKRRSAGAAPKAADKEKVQEALSRVKDKQSDKSAVQAAIARAKAKRGENGELEPDNSAIAEARAKRKAQARKYKEEKTDQPESTDKKDAVAAAIARAKAKKAAAQASPESEPAATATGDKKAAVAAAIARAKAKKAAAEDTAEPEANAAPSDKKAAVAAAIARAKAKKAAKQAEEAGESVSEQAEAAQTESAEEDPRKAAVAAAIARAKAKKAAKEAGESTGEQAEATQTESAEEDPRKAAVAAAIARAKAKKAAKEAGESTGEQAEATQTESAEEDPRKAAVAAAIARAKAKKAAKEAGESTGEQAEATQTESAEEDPRKAAVAAAIARAKAKKAAKEAEEAGASVSEQAEAASTESADEDPRKAAVAAAIARAKAKKAAKEAEEAGASVSEQGKEANEPTAGSETDSSRTEQGTEGTSEQQQALSPEARKKAAVKAAIARAKAKKQAKEQEGNEPS, encoded by the coding sequence GTGGAAACATTACTTGAACAAATAGAAAGCGGAAAACTGTGGCAGTTCCCAGGTGGCATCCATCCACCAGAGCAAAAGACATTATCCAACCAACAACCGATTGCTCGTTTACCTTTGCCTGATAAACTAATCCTGCCACTGAAACAGCACATTGGTGCCAATGGTAGCCTGTTAGTTAACTCTGGCGATCACGTCCTTAAAGGACAAGCTTTAACCGCTCCGGGCACGAACTGGTCGCTACCCATTCACGCCCCCACATCTGGCACCATTGAAGCGATAAAGCCGATGCCGTCGGCGCATCCATCTGCACTACCTGAGCTCAGTATTATTTTGCGCCCAGACGGTGAAGATAAGTGGACACCACTGAACCCAATTAGCAACATTAGCACGCTTGATAACAAACAGCTTATCGATATTATCCACCAAGCTGGTATTGCTGGTATGGGCGGTGCGGGATTCCCAACCTATGTCAAAGCAGACAGCCCAAAGCCCATTGAGTTTTTAGTCGTCAATGGCATTGAGTGCGAACCATATATTACAGCCGATGATCGTTTGATGCGTGAACACGCCAAAGAAATCATCGCTGGCGTCGAAGTGCTACAAGGTATATTAAAGCCACAAAAGGTGCTGTTTGGCATTGAAGATAATAAACCTGAGGCTATTGCAGCTATCACCGCAGCGACTCAGCATAATCAGGATATCTTAGTCCGTAGTGTGCCAACCAAATACCCCTCTGGTGGTGAAAAGCAACTGGTCAAGCTATTAACCTCCATAGAAGTACCAAGTGCTGGAATACCAGCGGATATCGGCGTTCTGGTGCAGAACGTCGGAACACTGTTCGCAATTTGGCAAGCTATTTTTGAGGGTAAACCACTTATCGAGCGCGTAGTTACCGTAACCGGTAATACCATTACTCAGCCAAGCAACGTGTGGGCTTTACTCGGCACTGAAATAAAGCACCTGCTAGACTCACAAGGCTTTTCGCCAGTAGAGGCGCAGCGCGTCGTTATGGGCGGTCCAATGATGGGCTTTACCTTGCCATCGGTTAGGATCCCAGTGGTCAAAACCACCAACTGTATACTCGCGCCAGACAACCAAGAACTTGCGATCCCGGGTGATGAAAAGGCATGTATTCGCTGTAGTGCTTGTGCCGATGCCTGCCCGCAAAGCCTATTGCCTCAGCAGTTGCAATGGTTTGCTAAAGGCAAAGAGTACCAAAAGCTAGAAGAATATAACCTCTTTGACTGTATCGAATGCGGTGCGTGCTCTTATGTTTGCCCAAGCGAAATCCCCTTGGTGCAATACTATCGAGTGGCCAAAGCCGACATTCGCGAACAAAAGCTTGAACAGGTCAAAGCAGAACGCGCTAAAGAGCGTTTTGAAGCAAGAAAAGAGCGCTTAGAGCGCGAACAAGAAGAGCGCCAAAATAAACATAAACGCCGTTCGGCGGGTGCTGCGCCAAAAGCCGCTGATAAAGAAAAAGTGCAAGAAGCACTCTCACGCGTTAAAGATAAGCAATCAGATAAATCCGCGGTCCAAGCTGCGATTGCACGCGCCAAAGCCAAACGTGGTGAGAACGGCGAGTTAGAGCCGGATAACAGTGCCATTGCTGAAGCGCGTGCAAAACGCAAAGCGCAGGCGCGTAAATATAAAGAAGAAAAAACTGACCAGCCTGAAAGCACAGATAAAAAAGATGCAGTAGCCGCCGCCATTGCTCGTGCTAAAGCGAAAAAGGCTGCAGCCCAAGCGTCACCAGAGTCTGAGCCAGCAGCTACAGCAACAGGTGATAAAAAGGCAGCCGTAGCTGCTGCAATCGCCCGGGCTAAAGCCAAAAAAGCAGCCGCAGAAGACACTGCTGAACCTGAAGCCAATGCAGCGCCAAGCGATAAAAAAGCCGCCGTTGCTGCCGCAATTGCCAGAGCTAAGGCCAAGAAAGCTGCTAAACAGGCGGAAGAAGCAGGTGAAAGCGTGAGCGAACAAGCAGAAGCCGCTCAAACAGAAAGTGCTGAGGAAGATCCGCGTAAAGCCGCCGTTGCCGCCGCAATTGCCAGAGCTAAGGCCAAGAAAGCAGCTAAAGAAGCTGGCGAGAGCACAGGCGAGCAAGCAGAGGCTACTCAAACCGAAAGCGCTGAGGAAGATCCACGTAAAGCCGCTGTTGCCGCCGCAATTGCCAGAGCTAAGGCCAAGAAAGCAGCTAAAGAAGCTGGCGAGAGCACAGGCGAGCAAGCAGAGGCTACTCAAACCGAAAGCGCTGAGGAAGATCCACGTAAAGCCGCTGTTGCCGCCGCAATTGCCAGAGCTAAGGCCAAGAAAGCAGCTAAAGAAGCTGGCGAGAGCACAGGCGAGCAAGCAGAGGCTACTCAAACCGAAAGCGCTGAGGAAGATCCACGTAAAGCCGCTGTTGCCGCCGCAATTGCCAGAGCTAAGGCCAAGAAAGCCGCTAAAGAGGCGGAAGAAGCAGGCGCAAGCGTGAGCGAACAAGCAGAAGCCGCTTCAACGGAAAGCGCTGACGAAGATCCACGTAAAGCCGCCGTTGCTGCCGCAATTGCCAGAGCTAAGGCCAAGAAAGCTGCTAAAGAGGCTGAAGAAGCAGGCGCAAGCGTGAGTGAGCAAGGCAAAGAAGCAAATGAGCCAACGGCGGGATCAGAAACAGACTCCAGCCGTACAGAGCAAGGTACTGAGGGCACATCTGAGCAGCAACAAGCACTTAGCCCTGAAGCACGTAAAAAAGCCGCCGTTAAAGCCGCAATTGCAAGAGCAAAAGCGAAGAAGCAAGCGAAAGAACAAGAAGGAAATGAACCGTCATGA
- a CDS encoding electron transport complex subunit E, with the protein MSQLKSLFQEGTWQNNPALVQLLGLCPLLAVTSTVTNALGLGIATLLVLVGSNFTVSVVRNWVPKDIRIPVFVMIIAAFVTVIQLLMNAYTFGLYQSLGIFIPLIVTNCAIIGRAEAFASKNSPLLSVWDGLMMGLGFALVLFVLGAMRELIGQGTLFDGAELLLGNWASVLRIEIFSFDHQFLVAILPPGAFLGLGFLIAAKNIIDAQLKAKAAPTAEEVKGPRARVTNLN; encoded by the coding sequence ATGAGTCAGTTAAAATCGCTCTTTCAAGAAGGAACATGGCAAAATAACCCCGCACTGGTGCAGCTTTTAGGGCTGTGTCCGCTCCTTGCTGTGACTTCAACGGTAACCAATGCGTTAGGGCTTGGTATCGCTACACTACTGGTACTGGTTGGTTCTAACTTTACCGTATCCGTAGTGAGAAATTGGGTGCCAAAAGACATTCGTATTCCAGTATTTGTAATGATCATCGCCGCCTTTGTTACGGTTATTCAACTACTCATGAACGCTTATACCTTTGGTCTGTATCAATCCCTTGGTATATTTATTCCGTTGATAGTGACCAACTGCGCCATTATTGGTCGTGCCGAGGCATTCGCTTCGAAGAATAGTCCGCTGTTATCGGTTTGGGATGGTTTAATGATGGGACTGGGTTTTGCACTGGTGCTATTTGTACTGGGTGCAATGCGCGAATTGATTGGTCAAGGAACACTATTTGATGGTGCCGAGCTACTCCTTGGCAACTGGGCAAGTGTATTGCGTATTGAGATCTTCTCATTCGATCATCAATTTTTAGTTGCAATCCTGCCACCGGGCGCCTTTTTAGGACTTGGCTTTTTGATTGCTGCTAAAAACATTATCGACGCTCAACTCAAAGCCAAAGCAGCGCCAACAGCAGAAGAAGTAAAAGGCCCAAGAGCGCGGGTCACTAACTTAAACTAA
- the rsxG gene encoding electron transport complex subunit RsxG yields the protein MIIQSMQKNGLILAAFALATTGAVALINDLTKDKIASQEQQHLMQLLSQVIAADKYDNTLYLDCTTSNALELGPDGPHTIYRARLNGEPSALLVRHITPKGYSGNIDVLTAVDRQGLISGVRVTRHEETPGLGDKVELAKSAWVTTFNGVQVEGEADPKMNVKKDGGQFDSFTGATITPRAVVTSVNQAAWFAKTHFDALFNAPNTCEVSQ from the coding sequence ATGATAATTCAATCGATGCAGAAAAATGGCCTCATCCTCGCAGCATTTGCACTGGCAACAACAGGAGCGGTCGCACTGATTAATGACCTCACCAAAGATAAAATTGCCAGCCAAGAGCAGCAGCACCTGATGCAACTGCTTTCTCAGGTGATTGCAGCAGATAAGTATGACAATACACTGTATTTGGATTGCACCACCAGCAACGCCTTAGAACTCGGCCCAGACGGCCCGCACACAATTTACAGAGCCAGACTCAATGGCGAACCCTCAGCCCTGTTAGTGAGACATATCACCCCAAAAGGCTACAGTGGCAATATCGATGTCTTAACCGCTGTCGATAGACAAGGTCTGATCTCAGGTGTGCGTGTAACGCGCCATGAAGAAACCCCAGGCCTTGGTGATAAGGTAGAGCTTGCAAAGTCTGCTTGGGTTACGACTTTCAACGGCGTTCAAGTTGAAGGTGAAGCAGACCCAAAAATGAATGTAAAAAAAGACGGCGGTCAATTTGATTCATTTACCGGCGCAACCATTACCCCACGTGCCGTGGTAACCTCGGTAAATCAGGCAGCATGGTTTGCCAAAACTCATTTTGATGCGCTATTTAACGCGCCTAATACTTGCGAGGTGTCGCAATGA